The following is a genomic window from Paenibacillus sp. FSL R5-0766.
GACGTTCCTGCTTCATCTGGGCGGTAAGATCGAAGTAACACCGAAGACCCCGATTCAAAACCGGGAAGATCTGTCACGTGTGTACACACCGGATGTGGCACGTGTATGTTCAGCCATTTCAGAAGAACCCGGCAAAGCCTTCTCATTGACAATTAAACGGAATACAGTGGCCGTCATATCTGATGGCAGTGCAGTGCTTGGGCTTGGTAATATTGGGCCTCGTGCAGCGATGCCTGTCATGGAAGGTAAAGCGATGTTATTCAAACAATTTGCAGGTGTGGATGCTTTCCCAATCTGCCTGGATACACAGGATACCGAGGAAATCATACGTACTGTGAAAGCGATATCACCTGGTTTTGGCGGCATTAATCTGGAGGATATTTCGTCACCGCGTTGTTTCGAAATTGAGCGTCGTCTGAATGAGGAATTGGACATTCCTGTATTTCATGACGACCAGCATGGCACAGCGGTTGTGTTATACGCCGGTCTGATCAATGCGCTCAAACTGGTGGGCAAGTCCATTGAAGATGTGAAGATTGTGGTCTGTGGTATCGGTGCAGCAGGTGTAGCATGCAGTAACATCTTATTGTCCGCGGGAGCCAGCCGGCTTATAGGTGTCGATCGTGAAGGTGCGATTGTACGGACACAAACCTATGAGAATGAAGTCTGGAGTGATTATGCAGCTCGTACTAATCCCGAACTGGAGACTGGCTCGCTGCGTGATGTCATTCGTGGAGCCGATGTGTTCATTGGCCTGTCCCGCGGGAATCTGTTAACTCGCGAAGATGTGCAGACCATGGCAGAAGATCCAATCGTGTTTGCAATGGCAAACCCGGTACCTGAGATTATGCCTGCCTTGGTGGAAGACATTGTTGCTGTAATGGCAACAGGACGATCCGATTATCCGAATCAGATTAACAATGTGTTATGTTTCCCGGGCATGTTCAGGGCAGTTTTGGATTGCCGAGCCACCGAAATTAATGAAGAAATGAAGCTGGCAGCCGCGCAAGCGATTGCTTCGGCCATTACGGACGAAGAGCGTACACGTTATTACATTATTCCGAGTGTGTTCAATGATAAAGTAGTCAAATCGATGCGCAGTCGCGTAATTGAAGCAGCTATTAAGACGGGTGTAGCTCGACGTATTCCTCGTGAACAGGCCCGTGAAGGCGGGGAATCGTAAGATGTCAGAGAACCCTCTTCAACCTGGTGGGAATCTGCAAGAATTAGGGCACATGCATAATATAGATGGAATAACGGCAGGAGAGGCTGTTCTGCGCGCCGCCCGATCCTTTGTTCAAGGGGACTCATCCAAGCATAGTGATGGTCATGACTGGCCGCACATTGAACGGGTAACCGCACTTGCGGTTGAACTCGCTCACCGTATGGGTGCAGATCCATTTGTCTGTGAACTGGCTGCATTATTACATGATGTACCGGATGAGAAGCTGAATGAGAGCTTGGAAGCCGGGATGGCCAAACTGAATGACTGGCTGGATACCCAGCCTCTTGACCCGGATATACGTAATAAGGTTGTGGGTATTATTAGCACCATCTCATATGCGGGAGGACAGCGTCCTGCGGTCAGCTCGCTTGAAGCACAGGTTGTACAGGATGCGGATCGACTGGATGCATTGGGTGCGATTGGGATCGCGCGAACCTTTGCCTTTTCAGGCGCCAGAGGGCGCGAGATGTACGATCCGTCCCTTCCCCCACGGGAGCAGATGACCCGTGAGGAATATCGCAATGGGCGCAGCACAACGATAAATCACTTTTACGAGAAGTTGTTCAAGCTCAAGGATCTGATGAATACCTCCTATGGCAAGGAGCTGGCGGAACAGCGTCATGATTATATGGTGCAGTTTGTGGACCAGTTCAAAAGGGAATGGGAGGGCACGGACCGTTAGGCAGGCATAATAAGCATGAGCATTCCACAGAGGTATCATAAGTAACAGAGGCGAATCTTTGAAGTGGCGAAAATCCATTTTGAAGATTTGCTTCTTTATGTATGTTAATAATGTGTATTAACATACATAAAGAAATCAATTTCACAATACCACTGACTTATGACATGGCAACGGAAGACCTTACATGGTACAATAAATCGTTCTCCTGAATGAATTCAGGCAAAAAAAGAAATATGGGGTAATAATGAACATGATTATCAAATGTAAAATTTCAGGTTCGGTAGAGAGGAGGGGTCATCACCATGTCGTTTGGTGCGCGTGTACTTAAGACGGGGATTGCGGTCACGCTTGCCTTGTACCTAAGCAGCCTGTTCTTGAACCCGCAATCTCCCGTGCCTGCCGCAATCGCGGCTATATTCGCCATGCAGCCTTCGATCTATCGTTCCTGGAAATACTTCCTGGATCAATTGCAAACGACCACGCTGGGAGCTATTGTCGCCCTGGTGGGGGGCATGGTGTTGTCCAATGAGCCAATCGCCGTTGGATTAATTATTGTACTTGTCATCATGATCTGTCTTAAATTGAATATGGGTGAGACGGTTGGCCTTACACTGGTCACGGTTGTATCCATTATGGAAGCATCGGGTGACTGGCATTTTGCACTCAATCGTTTTCTGTTGACACTGGTTGGTATTGTATCGGCGTTTCTCATCAACATTACTGTATTTCCTCCGAAACCGAAGGTTCAGTTCGTGAAGCAGATCCATAGTGTATTCAGCGGTATGTCGTTGCTTCTGCGAACCTCGATCTCGGATGAGATCAAGGAAGTTGTATTCCGGGAGGAAAAAAGTAACCTGGGCGGTTCCATTAAGTCTTTGTCCGACAAGTATAACTTGTTCGAAGAGGAACAGAAAAAGATGAAACGTTCGAAATTCAGCGAAACTCGTCAGATGGTGGTCTACAAACAAATGCTGCTGAGTTTGCAAAAAGGGTATGAGGTGCTGGATTCGGTGGAACGCCACTATTTCCAGGCACCGCGGACAACGGCCATGGATCAGTTTTTTGACTCTCATCTTGAACTGGTTATCAAATTCCATGAGCATGCACTGCTCAAGTTCGAGGATAAGCTGAAGCCTAATGGGGAAGAGGCCGCACAGTTTGTATTGGATAATGACCGTTTCATGGAGCAGGCAATCACCCAGTTTGATATCGACAAGGAAGGGATGTTACGATTGTCCATCGTGGCTGCAGCGATCTATGATTACGGATATCAACTGGAACGTTTGAATCGACTTGCCGAACATGTGCATAGCGCAAGTGAAGACAAAGAATCACAGGATAAAATTTTGAATTGGCTTAAGTGGCCTTAAATTCAAGTTCAAAAAGTCTGGTTTTCAGTACCAAGAAGATGGAATGAAGATAGAAATGGAGTAGCGGAGCGTAGGAAAACTACGTGAGCAACGGACATTTCGGCTGAATTTCATATTCGATGCTGATGATGCCGTTAGGCATGATTCGTAATCAAAATTAGACTTTTTGAACAACCTCTAAGTGCGAATTGCGCTCCTGCTTGGCGATCATATACAATGTAGTTACAACATTGCCCGGACAATCGTGTCCGGGTTGTTTTGTCATACATACGGCTGAAGGGCATGAATGAATATTAACGAACTGAGGGATAGAGACATGATTATAGAGGAATTGGACGCTGAACTAATGGAATGGTTGAGTGGGACAAATCTGGCGCATAAACAGCATGAAGCCATGCAACTGCTGACCGTGTCCGAGGATCAATGGCCGCATCAGGCCATGATCAGTATGGGGGAAGTGATTGCGATAAATCCGCATCAGCTTAGACTTGCTCTATGGCCAGGTACACAGACCAGTATGAACATGAGCAAAACAGGCAAGGCTACCTTGATTGCGGTTCAAGGACATCGATTGCTGCATATCCGTATAGAAGTAGAACGGTTGCCTGAGATTAAGGGCGCTGTTCATCCGAGGGATCGTTTTGAAGCACAAGTGCTCCATGTACGTGTGGATCACGCGCCATATGCGGAGATCACTTCAGGAATAACCTTTCAATTAAAAGATGAACTTGGAGCAATTGCACGCTGGAAAGAGACGATTGAAGAATTACGAAAACAGGCAGAAGTAGCTAAGTCAGATGAGGACCCGGTGATTGGGTAATAATGAAGAAGAAAACAACAAAAAACGCCTCCGCTTGCATCGGGACGTTGTCACTGGTACAATAAAAAATGGTTTTCAGAAAATTAGAACTAATTAACATATAATTAAAATGTTTACTTTCTAATAATTATACCATTGCCTTTTCGGGCTTGTCAAATGGGATTTTGAGGACACAATCCGGGGAAAGAGGGGCTATTAACATATGAGTACAGATCAGCAATGGAATGTGGAACAACAACGGGTCAACACCGTGACCGATCAGATTGAACGCAAGATCTCAACGCTGGAAGATGAAGTTGGTTCCTTCCGTGACGAAGTGGTTGGCATGAGAAAAGACTTCTGGGATGAAGTCACAATGAACTTTAGTGAAGCGGATGATGTAGGGGAAACTTCAACCAGTATGCGGCAGCAGTCACAGGTACTGTCCGATCGGGAGCGCAGTCATCTCAATACAGCGGCTGCGTTGGACAAAATGAAACGACTGCATCATTCACCGTATTTTGGGCGCATTGATTTTAAGGAAGACGGATATCCAAATGCAGAACGCATTTATCTGGGTATTGCATCGTTGTTGGATGAGAAGGAAGAGTTCTTTCTGGTCTACGACTGGCGTGCACCAATCTCCAACCTGTATTATGACGGAGCGCCGGGTCCAATCACGTACCAGACTCCAAGCGGGGAGATCAGCGGTGATATAGAGATGAAGCGGCAGTTTGTCATTCGGGACGGACGTATCCGTTTTATGTTTGACACGGGGGTTACGATTGGTGATGAGTTGTTGCAGGCCGTGCTCAGTCGAACTTCGGATGCACAGATGAAGAGTATTGTAGCGACCATTCAGAAGGAGCAAAACCGGATTATCCGTAATGACCGGACACGTATGCTCATTGTGCAAGGCGCAGCCGGCAGTGGCAAAACATCCGCGGCGCTCCAGCGTGTGGCATATCTTCTCTATAAATACCGCGAGCATCTGCAAGCGGATCAGATGGTTCTTTTTTCACCAAATCCAATGTTCAACAGTTATGTCTCCACGGTACTGCCTGAGCTTGGGGAGGAAAACATGTTGCAAACGACCTTCCAGGAGTATCTGGAGCGCCGTTTGGGTCGTGAATATCAACTGGAAGATCCGTTTATTCAACTCGAATATGTACTTACGGGGACGGAAGATCCTGATTACGATGTGCGCATGTCCAGCATTCGCTTCAAGTCATCCGAATCTTTCCTGAAAGTCATTACACGTTATAAGGAAAGCATGTTGTCAGGTGGCATGAAATTCAAGCCGGTACGCTTCCAGGGCCGAGCGATTGTCACGTCAGAGGCTATGGCTGAGAAGTTCTACAGTTTCGAGTCGTCCGTCAAGCTGGTGAGTCGACTGGAGATGCTGCGGGATTGGATGCTGAAAGAACTGTCTGCCTTTGGTAAAGGTGAACTGGATGCGCCTTGGGTGGATCAGCAGCTTGATCTGATGGAGCCGGAGGATCTGCAACGAGCGTATCAACGGTTGAAGCGCAAACAAAAAGGAAAGACCCATACATTTAATGACTTCGAGCAGGAAAGAGAAATTCTGGCACGTATGGTGGTCAGTGATCGACTCAAACCGTTGCGGAAATGGATTAAGTCCTTACGATTCGTTGATATAAGACAATTATATGCACATCTATTCAACGATCAGGCTCAGATGGAGCGATTGCTGGGTGACGAAGCTCTGCCTGCTCAATGGGATGAAATCTGTAAGATGACTTTACGCAGATTGAAGCTTCAGGAGTTGGCATATGAAGATATTACGCCATACTTGTACTTGCGTGAGCTTATGCTTGGATTCCATATTAACTCGAATATTCGTCATGTCATTATTGATGAAGCCCAGGACTATTCTGCGTTTCAGTTGGCATTTATGAAGAGATTGTTCCCACGGGCGAAAATAACAGCACTTGGTGATTTTAATCAGGCAATCTATGCCCACTCTTCAGTACTTAGTGGAACAGGACCCTTGACTAACCTGTACGGACCAGACAACACGGAAGTCATTGAGCTGACCAGAAGTTATCGATCTACCCGGGAGATCGTGGAGTTTACACGTGGCATGGTGCCTGGTGGGGAAGAGATTATTCCATTTAACCGCAGCGGTGAGAAACCTAAAGTGATCGTTTCTTCTGATTCAGAGCGTCATATGAATGTCATCACAACAGACCTCAAGCACTTGATTAAGGAAGGGTACGAATCGGTTGCAGTTATCTGCAAAACCGCCGAAGAGAGCAGAGACGTACATGCTGCATTGAGTAAGGCGCTCCCCACAGCACCGAAGTTAATTAAGAAAACGACGCTGGCTTTTGAGCAGGGTGTTCATGTGATCCCGGCGTATCTGGCCAAAGGTGTGGAATTCGATGCTGTCCTGATCTATGACGGCTCTGCGGAGCAGTATGCTCAGGAGCATGAACGCAAGTTGTTCTATACGGCTTGCACACGAGCGATGCATCTGCTGCACGTTTACTGCGTGGGCACACCGAGTCCGTTCATTACCGCCCAGTCGGAAGAACGGTATGATCTTGGCAAGGTGTCTACTGCGCAAGTGGACTGACATAATACTTCATATGCATGAGGAAGGCTTCCGTTCAATGGAACGGGAGTTTTTCTGTATATGATACATATATCGGGAAGAAGCTAGCTTAGCGAGGGAATTATACGTAATGAGGTTACAGCCATATAGGTGATCGTATTGATAAAAATACCTAACGTGAATTCGTAAGGATTGGGTCCCGTGGATAAATACGTCTGCATAATTTGTATTTAAGCACAATCGATGTGATTTTTCTTTACACATGAAGTCCGGACTCATATAATCGTAACAATATATTTTTTTTGGATCGTTTATTAAAGGAGGTAACAAAATGAACAAATCATCTTTTGAACGGCCACTTATGGCCGATTGTGTACCGGATCTGGTCGCTACAGCACGGGGAGATTTGCCAGCGACTTTGGTCATTAGGGGAGGTACGCTGGTAAACGTGATATCGGGTGAGATTTTACCTGAGATGTCCATAGCTGTACAGGGAGCTCGAATCGCTTATGTCGGTAAAGATGTAAGCCACACTATCGGAGAACATACCCGGATCATTGAAGCAAACGGTAAGTATATCGCTCCTGGTCTGCTGGATGGACACTGCCATATCGAAAGTACACAGATGAAAGTAACCGAGTTTGCGAGAGCGGTATTGCCTTCAGGCACGACCGGAGGTTTCTTTGACCCACATGAGATCTCCAACGTGCTTGGTCTGAAAGGTCTGAGACTGATGCTAGATGAAGCACGGACCACACCGATGGCTGCTTATATGCAGGTGGCTTCCTGTGTCCCTTCCACACATCCAGGATTGGAGACAACAGGTGCTTATATCGGACCTGAAGAGGTAGCTGAGGCTCTTTCCTGGGGTCCGGACATGATTGGTCTTGGTGAAGTGATGAACTTCCCTGGAGTGGTCTATGGGGATGAGACGATGATCGGTGAGATACAGGCGACGCTCCGGGCAGGTAAAGTGGCAGACGGTCATTTCACCTGGGCAGCAGATGACTGGCGTCTGCCAGCCTACGCAGCGAGTGGTGTTACAGGGGATCATGAATGTGTGACCAAGGAAGATGTGGTTGAACGTCTGCGACTCGGAATGTACGCGAAGATGCGCCAAGGTTCGGCATGGCATGATGTGGCTGAGACGATCAAAGCCTGCACTGAGCTTGGACTGGATACACGCCGGATGATGCTGGTGACAGATGACCGAAGTTCTGAATCGCTGCTCAAAGAAGGACATATGGATTTTGTTGTTCGTCTAGCAATCTCTCAAGGGGTGAAGCCAGTTACGGCTTTCCAGATGGCAACCATTAACACGGCTGAGCGCTTTGGTGTTGCGCGCGACATTGGTGCGATTATTCCGGGCAATATAGCCGATATTATTCTGCTGGACGGTCGGTTGGCGGATGTACGTGTAGGCATGACGATTGCTGCCGGGCAAGTTGTAGCTGAGAACGGGAAAATGACGGCGGTCTGGGACAGTTTCACGTACCCGGAGGAAGCGCTGAACACGGTGAAGTTAGAAGCTAATATTAAGCCAGTAGATTTGGAGTTGGCTGCGCCGATTCAAGAGGGGATCATTGGTGCCAAAATCATTCATGTGACAGAGAACCATGTGGATACAAAGGAGAAACACCTGCCTGTTACCGTAGAGAACGGCAAGGTTGTGGTTTCAACTTCAGGGGAAGTATGCAAAATTGCGGTATTGGAGCGTCACAAACAAACCGGGAATCGAGCGGTAGCGCTTGTTGGAGGCATCGGCTTCACATCACCTGCAGCGATTGCGATGACAGTTGCTCATGATAGTCACAACCTGTTGATTATCGGTAATGATGATGCATTAATGGCTGAAGCCGGCAATCGCGTCATTCGTATGCAGGGCGGGGTGGCCGTGGTAACGGCAGCAGGGGTAACCGAATTCCCGCTACGGATTGCAGGGTTGATGTCAACCGAATCTTTTGAAGTCGTTGCAGCCCAATCGGCAGCAGTCAGTGAAGCTTTACAGTCCGCAGGATGTACGTTGAATAATGCGTTCATGACGCTTTCGTTGCTCGCGCTGGTTGTGATTCCAGAATTACGTTTGTCCGACAAGGGGCTTGTGCGGATCTCGGCAGAAGGTATTGAACTGGTGTCTCTTTTCGATGAAGTGGTTGACAATGCACCGGTAGCTCCATCGGGTAATGAATGAACGGAAATGTCGACTAGACATCATTAAATAGGGTTCCATATAAAGCCGCCTTAGGGCGGTTTTTTGGTGTATTTTGAGAGAAAACGCTTTCTAGGTCTTCTGGAGCTTGGTGTACATATGGCAATAATGACTGAAGTCATGCTGAAATAAGGATTGAATTTGAAAATAATAAATAATTGCGACTTTTGAACTATACATACAGAACTACGAATTCCCGAAATATAGTTATATGATTCTTTCGTAGTGAGTCTCAAAGATGATATTGCATATAGAAGCAATTCAAATTCGTCGTACCTAATAAATATCCATTAAATGAATATGAAACGACACAATTTCATCCAGATTTGCACGTCAGAGCTGATAACTTCAGAGGGAGTGTACAAATATGAAAAGCAAAAGGGGTTACCGTTTTATCTTATTACTGAGTTGTTTGATCCTGTGTGTGAGTACAGCCTGTTCTTCCAAAGCCATTGCGGATGGTTCAGTCGAAAGTTATGCAACGATTCATGGAAAACTCGATGTGCCAGTGAGAGCGACTTGGGTATGGGATACCACCCAGATCCGAAGTAATCCTCAAGAGGTGTTAAATTACGCTACAGCGAACAAGATCAATACGATCTATCTGCAGTTGAACCGGGATATAAAGATTCCCGAGTATAAAAGTTTTATTCGCCAGGCGAGAGCCAAGAACATTGCGGTTGACGTCATGGATGGAAGATCAGCCTGGGGGTTGACGGAAAGCCGGGAGCAGATTGCTTCTTTCCTGGACTGGATCGAGGCATATCAGGCGCAGGCGTTGTCCAATGAGAAGTTTGCTGGTATTCATCTGGATATTGAGCCACATGTGCACCCGCAGTGGAAAATCAATCAGGCCAGTGTAATTACCCAGTGGCAAGGCAATGTGGAGTACATTGTTGAGCGAGCATCACGGATGAAGATGCCGGTAGCGGCTGATCTGCCTTTCTGGCTCGATAACTACAAAATTCCGGGTTCAACGATGGCGGTTAGCAGCTGGATGATCCGCAAGTTTGATTCCATCACCATTATGGCTTACCGGGATACAGCTGCTGCAATCTATAGTGTAGCGAAGGATGAACTTGCAGAAGCAGCTCTGCTTGGCAAGACGATCTCGATCGCCGTGGAAACAAAGCAAAGTAAGGAAGGCGACTTCATTACTTTTTATGAAGAGGGATCTGCTTATATGGAAACACAATTAAAGTTGGTCGAAAAAATGGCTTCAGTTCATACGTCCTTTAACGGTTTCTCCGTACATGAGTACACTTCATGGAAGACCCTGAAAAAGTGAGACACCAATAAGCTCCTTAGCGCAATGCTTGAAGTAATATATGAAAGAGTTCTTACTGAAACAACGTGTCTCAGAGCGTTACGTTGTTAGTTTTCGGGAATTGGAAGTTGATAAAGAAGGTGTTTGCAGCTGAATAGCTGCGAGCACCTTCTTCTTTTACACCTGAACCAGGGCAGAATCCATGGCCACGTTCTCATAGAACATTTTGCGATACTGTGAAGGTGTGGTGGCTTTATGCTTTTTAAATGTAGTGATGAAGTAGCTTAGATGCTCAAAACCCACATCCATGGCGATATCAACAATCTTATGATCCGTATTCTCAAGCTGAACGCAGGCCTGTTGAACACGGTAATAGTTAATGTAATCTACAGGTGTTTTCTGCACCATCTGTTTGAAAAAACGGCAGAAGTGTCCTTCGCTCATATTCGCTTCATCGGCTAGTTCTTTCAGCTTTAATGGTTCAGGATAACGTTTGTGGATATAACCGAGCACGGATTTCAGGCGCTCTACCTTGTCATGACTCCCTGTAGCCACGGTGCCTTTGAGCGGAGCAGGTCTCATATGTTCGAACATTCGGGCAAATACGAGGTAAAGGTACGCTTTTGTTGACATTTCACACGTTTCGGTTCGGGTAGCATGGTCTGCAAATATACGTTTCAGGAGCTCCAGAATTTCTTGTCCCCAATCCTCATCTGCCTTGATATGACTGGGGGGAATTACCGTTTTGCGTACCAGTGGACCGATAAATTTCTCCTGGACCGTATCGAAGGTACGGCTACCAAGCAGCTCGGGATTAAATACAATGGAAGAGAATACACAGGGAACATCGCCCTTCAGATACCCCGCATGAATCTCGCCTCTATTGATGAAAATGGCTTCTCCAGCTTGTACCTCAACGGTGTTCATATCAATCTGAAAGACGGCGCAGCCCTGGGTCACCATGGTGAACTCCATCTCATCATGCCAGTGGCAATCGAGGATGCTATCCCCGTTCAGTTGTTGAATATCCGGGTACACACTGACGGGATACATGGCATTGCCGTGAATCCGGTCTTCCCGTAATCGTTCACGTTCCATATCAGATTCTCCTTTTGTATCATTATTAATGTAATCGTTTCCATAGATTGGTGATGATGTTTAAGAATCGGATGTTTATTATCAAAATCGTGATATATTTGGTCAAAATAAGAGAAGAATTCCGTGATTAATATCAATATTATTATAATATAACCAAAGGGGGAAAGAAAACATGAAATTTACTGATGGATTCTGGATGACTCGTGAAGGGTACCAGATTCAAAACCCGACTGACATTCGTGATATTGTGCAAAAAGACAATTCTGTGACCGTATATGCGGCAACTAAATATATTCGCAGCAAAGGCGACACGTTGAACGGTACATTGCTGAAGGCAACGTACAGCTCACCAATGCCTAACGTTATTCGTGTAACCTTGAATCATCATAAAGGCGGCGTGAAAAAAGGGCCTGTATTTGAGCTTAACACACAAGAAGCCAACGTTGAGATCGCAAAAAATGAACAAGGTGCTGTTTTGAAAAGTGGCAACCTGGAAGTTCAAATCGACAAAACAAACGGTTGGGATATTAGCTTCCTGTATGGAGGGAAACGGATTACAGGTAGCGGTCAAAGAGCTGCTGGTTATATTACAGGTCCAAGCAAGGAAGCATACTTCCGCGAGCAGCTTGATCTCGGTATTGGTGAATACGTTTACGGACTCGGTGAGCGCTTCACGCCGTTTGTTAAGAATGGCCAAATCGTAGATACCTGGAATGAGGACGGCGGTACAAGCAGTGAGCAGTCTTATAAGAACATTCCGTTCTACCTGTCCAATAAAGGATATGGCGTATTTGTAAACCATCCTGAACGCGTATCATACGAGATTGCATCCGAGAATGTATCCAAAGTTCAGTTCAGCGTAGAAGGCGAGACGTTGGAGTACTTCATTATCGGCGGTGACAATCCTAAGGATGTGCTTGATAATTATACGAAATTAACAGGTA
Proteins encoded in this region:
- a CDS encoding NAD-dependent malic enzyme yields the protein MNQRNLDGNSIIIRLEMTTKDIKFGEVASAISEAGGDIIAIDVISTNQDVSVRDLTVAVTDAQDNSKIIEGVRQLKGVSIINVSDRTFLLHLGGKIEVTPKTPIQNREDLSRVYTPDVARVCSAISEEPGKAFSLTIKRNTVAVISDGSAVLGLGNIGPRAAMPVMEGKAMLFKQFAGVDAFPICLDTQDTEEIIRTVKAISPGFGGINLEDISSPRCFEIERRLNEELDIPVFHDDQHGTAVVLYAGLINALKLVGKSIEDVKIVVCGIGAAGVACSNILLSAGASRLIGVDREGAIVRTQTYENEVWSDYAARTNPELETGSLRDVIRGADVFIGLSRGNLLTREDVQTMAEDPIVFAMANPVPEIMPALVEDIVAVMATGRSDYPNQINNVLCFPGMFRAVLDCRATEINEEMKLAAAQAIASAITDEERTRYYIIPSVFNDKVVKSMRSRVIEAAIKTGVARRIPREQAREGGES
- a CDS encoding HD domain-containing protein; translation: MSENPLQPGGNLQELGHMHNIDGITAGEAVLRAARSFVQGDSSKHSDGHDWPHIERVTALAVELAHRMGADPFVCELAALLHDVPDEKLNESLEAGMAKLNDWLDTQPLDPDIRNKVVGIISTISYAGGQRPAVSSLEAQVVQDADRLDALGAIGIARTFAFSGARGREMYDPSLPPREQMTREEYRNGRSTTINHFYEKLFKLKDLMNTSYGKELAEQRHDYMVQFVDQFKREWEGTDR
- a CDS encoding aromatic acid exporter family protein; this translates as MSFGARVLKTGIAVTLALYLSSLFLNPQSPVPAAIAAIFAMQPSIYRSWKYFLDQLQTTTLGAIVALVGGMVLSNEPIAVGLIIVLVIMICLKLNMGETVGLTLVTVVSIMEASGDWHFALNRFLLTLVGIVSAFLINITVFPPKPKVQFVKQIHSVFSGMSLLLRTSISDEIKEVVFREEKSNLGGSIKSLSDKYNLFEEEQKKMKRSKFSETRQMVVYKQMLLSLQKGYEVLDSVERHYFQAPRTTAMDQFFDSHLELVIKFHEHALLKFEDKLKPNGEEAAQFVLDNDRFMEQAITQFDIDKEGMLRLSIVAAAIYDYGYQLERLNRLAEHVHSASEDKESQDKILNWLKWP
- the helD gene encoding RNA polymerase recycling motor HelD; this translates as MSTDQQWNVEQQRVNTVTDQIERKISTLEDEVGSFRDEVVGMRKDFWDEVTMNFSEADDVGETSTSMRQQSQVLSDRERSHLNTAAALDKMKRLHHSPYFGRIDFKEDGYPNAERIYLGIASLLDEKEEFFLVYDWRAPISNLYYDGAPGPITYQTPSGEISGDIEMKRQFVIRDGRIRFMFDTGVTIGDELLQAVLSRTSDAQMKSIVATIQKEQNRIIRNDRTRMLIVQGAAGSGKTSAALQRVAYLLYKYREHLQADQMVLFSPNPMFNSYVSTVLPELGEENMLQTTFQEYLERRLGREYQLEDPFIQLEYVLTGTEDPDYDVRMSSIRFKSSESFLKVITRYKESMLSGGMKFKPVRFQGRAIVTSEAMAEKFYSFESSVKLVSRLEMLRDWMLKELSAFGKGELDAPWVDQQLDLMEPEDLQRAYQRLKRKQKGKTHTFNDFEQEREILARMVVSDRLKPLRKWIKSLRFVDIRQLYAHLFNDQAQMERLLGDEALPAQWDEICKMTLRRLKLQELAYEDITPYLYLRELMLGFHINSNIRHVIIDEAQDYSAFQLAFMKRLFPRAKITALGDFNQAIYAHSSVLSGTGPLTNLYGPDNTEVIELTRSYRSTREIVEFTRGMVPGGEEIIPFNRSGEKPKVIVSSDSERHMNVITTDLKHLIKEGYESVAVICKTAEESRDVHAALSKALPTAPKLIKKTTLAFEQGVHVIPAYLAKGVEFDAVLIYDGSAEQYAQEHERKLFYTACTRAMHLLHVYCVGTPSPFITAQSEERYDLGKVSTAQVD
- a CDS encoding adenine deaminase C-terminal domain-containing protein; amino-acid sequence: MNKSSFERPLMADCVPDLVATARGDLPATLVIRGGTLVNVISGEILPEMSIAVQGARIAYVGKDVSHTIGEHTRIIEANGKYIAPGLLDGHCHIESTQMKVTEFARAVLPSGTTGGFFDPHEISNVLGLKGLRLMLDEARTTPMAAYMQVASCVPSTHPGLETTGAYIGPEEVAEALSWGPDMIGLGEVMNFPGVVYGDETMIGEIQATLRAGKVADGHFTWAADDWRLPAYAASGVTGDHECVTKEDVVERLRLGMYAKMRQGSAWHDVAETIKACTELGLDTRRMMLVTDDRSSESLLKEGHMDFVVRLAISQGVKPVTAFQMATINTAERFGVARDIGAIIPGNIADIILLDGRLADVRVGMTIAAGQVVAENGKMTAVWDSFTYPEEALNTVKLEANIKPVDLELAAPIQEGIIGAKIIHVTENHVDTKEKHLPVTVENGKVVVSTSGEVCKIAVLERHKQTGNRAVALVGGIGFTSPAAIAMTVAHDSHNLLIIGNDDALMAEAGNRVIRMQGGVAVVTAAGVTEFPLRIAGLMSTESFEVVAAQSAAVSEALQSAGCTLNNAFMTLSLLALVVIPELRLSDKGLVRISAEGIELVSLFDEVVDNAPVAPSGNE
- a CDS encoding AraC family transcriptional regulator, coding for MERERLREDRIHGNAMYPVSVYPDIQQLNGDSILDCHWHDEMEFTMVTQGCAVFQIDMNTVEVQAGEAIFINRGEIHAGYLKGDVPCVFSSIVFNPELLGSRTFDTVQEKFIGPLVRKTVIPPSHIKADEDWGQEILELLKRIFADHATRTETCEMSTKAYLYLVFARMFEHMRPAPLKGTVATGSHDKVERLKSVLGYIHKRYPEPLKLKELADEANMSEGHFCRFFKQMVQKTPVDYINYYRVQQACVQLENTDHKIVDIAMDVGFEHLSYFITTFKKHKATTPSQYRKMFYENVAMDSALVQV